In Spinacia oleracea cultivar Varoflay chromosome 5, BTI_SOV_V1, whole genome shotgun sequence, a single window of DNA contains:
- the LOC130461116 gene encoding uncharacterized protein, with product MGVDKPSLVVDLVEDPLSGIPADVRSQIPAEVARRARSSGAKDKGKDAAAAEDENVPATPHYSSKDRVAICRKVFKAVPAEYVASLPGRKTDAQFGAIQATLLDVSLFPTCLYLSSLLESFTNM from the exons atgggcgtggacaagccgtctctggtggtggacttggtggaggaccctctttcgggaatcccggccgacgtccgctctcagataccggcggaggtggcccgccgagctaggtcttcgggcg ccaaagacaaagggaaggatgcagctgctgccgaggatgagaacgtacctgctactccacactattcgtcaaaggatagggtggctatatgccgcaaggtttttaaggccgtccccgctgagtatgttgcttctcttcctggccgcaagactgacgcccaatttggtgcgatccaggccactcttctcgacgtaagtctatttccaacttgcttgtacttgtcttcccttttagagtcatttactaatatgtag